In a single window of the Serratia quinivorans genome:
- a CDS encoding 5'-nucleotidase — protein sequence MSSAVPALDFGSMTQVIQFLMEIDKLKSVQRRTKVLGTQRQENSAEHSWHFAIAAMSLAPYASEGVDIQRVIQMALLHDIVEIDAGDVLVYDLAARAAIHDVEVAAARRLFGMLPDTQREYFTALWQEYEDGESADARFALVLDRTMPMLMNLHNQGQSWVENGISLEQVLARNTTIADVHPELWKYLLQHLQDAQRKGWLK from the coding sequence ATGTCATCCGCTGTACCCGCGTTAGATTTCGGCTCCATGACCCAGGTCATCCAGTTCCTGATGGAAATCGACAAGTTGAAAAGCGTGCAACGCCGCACCAAAGTGCTGGGCACCCAACGCCAGGAAAACTCCGCCGAACATAGCTGGCACTTTGCTATTGCTGCCATGAGCCTGGCCCCTTACGCCAGTGAAGGCGTAGATATCCAACGCGTGATCCAGATGGCGCTGCTGCATGACATCGTTGAGATCGATGCCGGTGACGTGCTGGTCTACGATCTGGCGGCCCGCGCAGCGATCCATGATGTGGAAGTGGCGGCGGCACGCCGGTTGTTCGGTATGCTGCCGGACACTCAGCGCGAGTATTTCACCGCTTTATGGCAGGAATATGAAGATGGCGAGAGCGCCGACGCGCGCTTTGCGCTGGTGCTGGATCGCACCATGCCGATGCTGATGAACCTGCACAACCAGGGCCAAAGCTGGGTAGAGAACGGTATCAGCCTGGAGCAGGTATTGGCGCGTAACACTACCATCGCCGATGTTCACCCGGAGTTGTGGAAGTACCTGCTGCAACACCTGCAGGACGCACAACGCAAAGGCTGGCTGAAATAA
- the yqfA gene encoding hemolysin, giving the protein MGKTGVVKAGTEKMAATAYPWAEEIANSISHGIGLVFGIVGLVLLLVQAVDTGADVTAIASYSLYGGSMILLFLASTLYHAIPHQKAKHWLKKFDHCAIYLLIAGTYTPFLLVGLNSPLAKGLMAVIWGLALLGVLFKLAFAHRFEALSLVTYLTMGWLSLIVIYQLATHLALGGVTLLAVGGVVYTLGVIFYASKRFRFGHAIWHGFVLGGSLCHFMAIYLYV; this is encoded by the coding sequence ATGGGAAAAACGGGCGTAGTGAAAGCCGGTACTGAAAAAATGGCCGCCACGGCCTATCCGTGGGCGGAAGAAATCGCTAACAGCATCAGTCACGGTATAGGGTTGGTTTTTGGTATTGTCGGCCTGGTACTGTTGTTGGTTCAGGCGGTAGACACCGGCGCTGACGTAACGGCCATCGCCAGCTACAGTCTTTATGGCGGCAGCATGATCCTGCTGTTCCTGGCCTCCACGCTGTACCATGCCATTCCCCACCAGAAAGCCAAGCACTGGCTGAAAAAATTTGACCACTGCGCCATTTATCTTTTGATTGCCGGTACCTACACGCCGTTTCTGTTGGTGGGGCTGAACTCACCGTTGGCCAAGGGGTTGATGGCGGTAATTTGGGGTTTGGCGCTGCTGGGCGTGTTGTTCAAACTGGCGTTCGCACACCGGTTTGAAGCGCTCTCGCTGGTGACCTATCTGACCATGGGTTGGCTGTCGCTGATCGTGATTTATCAGTTGGCAACTCATTTGGCGCTGGGCGGTGTGACGCTGCTGGCGGTCGGTGGCGTGGTTTATACCCTGGGCGTGATCTTCTATGCATCGAAGCGTTTCCGCTTCGGCCACGCCATTTGGCATGGTTTCGTGCTCGGTGGCAGCCTGTGCCACTTTATGGCGATTTATCTGTACGTCTGA
- the ygfZ gene encoding tRNA-modifying protein ygfZ, with protein MAYKIPFPPRQPSASSHLPLTLISLEDWALVTLNGPDRVKYLQGQVTADIEALPADSHVLCGHCDAKGKMWSNLRLFHRGEGFAYLERRSVLDSQLAEIKKYAVFSKLTIAADSEAVLLGVAGFQARAALAGVFNSLPDAEHQVVQDGETTLLHFSLPAERFLLVTTAAVAEQLVDKLHEQAELNDSQQWLTLDIEAGYPVIDAANSGQLIPQATNLQALDGISFSKGCYTGQEMVARAKFRGANKRALYWLEGKAGRVPQAAEDVELQLGENWRRTGTVLSAARLADGTLWVQVVLNNDLDADSKLRVRDDATSQLAIKPLPYSLAEEK; from the coding sequence ATGGCGTATAAAATTCCATTTCCACCCCGTCAGCCTTCCGCTTCCTCCCATCTGCCCCTGACCCTGATCTCTCTGGAAGATTGGGCGCTGGTGACATTGAACGGGCCGGACCGGGTGAAATATCTTCAGGGCCAGGTAACCGCCGATATCGAAGCGCTGCCGGCCGATAGCCACGTGTTGTGCGGCCACTGCGACGCCAAGGGAAAAATGTGGAGCAATCTGCGTTTATTCCATCGCGGTGAAGGCTTTGCCTATCTGGAACGCCGCAGCGTGCTGGACAGCCAACTGGCTGAAATCAAAAAGTACGCGGTATTTTCCAAACTCACCATTGCCGCCGACAGCGAAGCGGTGTTGCTGGGCGTGGCCGGTTTTCAGGCACGCGCGGCGCTGGCAGGGGTTTTCAACAGCCTGCCGGATGCCGAACATCAGGTAGTGCAGGACGGTGAAACTACCCTGTTGCACTTCTCACTCCCGGCAGAACGTTTTCTGTTGGTCACCACCGCCGCCGTTGCCGAACAGTTGGTCGACAAACTGCACGAGCAGGCCGAATTGAACGACAGTCAGCAGTGGCTGACGCTGGATATCGAAGCCGGCTACCCGGTGATTGACGCCGCCAACAGCGGGCAGTTGATCCCACAGGCCACCAACCTGCAGGCGCTGGATGGCATCAGCTTCAGCAAGGGCTGCTACACCGGTCAGGAAATGGTGGCGCGCGCCAAGTTCCGCGGGGCCAACAAACGGGCATTGTACTGGCTGGAAGGCAAGGCTGGGCGAGTGCCGCAGGCCGCTGAAGACGTGGAATTGCAGTTGGGTGAAAACTGGCGCCGTACCGGTACGGTGCTGAGCGCCGCCAGGTTGGCCGACGGCACGCTGTGGGTACAAGTGGTGCTGAATAACGATCTGGACGCCGACAGCAAGCTGCGGGTTCGCGACGATGCCACCAGTCAACTGGCCATCAAGCCACTGCCATACTCACTGGCGGAAGAGAAATAA
- the ygfY gene encoding Flavinator of succinate dehydrogenase — protein sequence MDINNKARIHWACRRGMRELDISIMPFFEYEYDLLNDTDKALFIRLLESDDPDLFNWLMNHGAPQDSELQRMVTLIQTRNKDRGPVAM from the coding sequence ATGGATATTAATAACAAAGCACGTATCCACTGGGCTTGTCGCCGCGGTATGCGTGAGCTGGACATCTCCATCATGCCCTTCTTCGAGTATGAATATGACCTGTTGAACGATACAGACAAAGCGCTGTTTATCCGTCTGCTGGAGTCTGACGATCCCGATCTCTTCAATTGGCTGATGAATCATGGCGCTCCGCAGGACAGTGAACTGCAGAGAATGGTGACACTGATCCAGACGCGAAATAAAGACCGTGGCCCAGTGGCGATGTGA
- a CDS encoding Protein of uncharacterised function (DUF1434) — protein sequence MAQWRCDVRISWRTQLFSLLTHGVLILLILISPWPEGYGPIWLVLLTLVVFECIRSQKRIASRQGELRLLENQRLGWHGQEWQLLKQPWMPRYGILLTLQPVGGKKRRRLWLASDSMAKADWRHLRQRLLYPSTSDDEEP from the coding sequence GTGGCCCAGTGGCGATGTGACGTCCGTATTTCCTGGCGCACCCAGTTATTTTCGCTGCTGACACATGGCGTATTGATCCTGCTGATCCTGATTTCGCCCTGGCCGGAAGGCTATGGCCCGATCTGGCTGGTGCTACTGACGCTGGTGGTGTTTGAGTGCATTCGCAGCCAAAAGCGTATTGCGTCGCGGCAGGGTGAGCTGCGCCTGCTGGAGAACCAACGCCTGGGTTGGCATGGGCAGGAGTGGCAATTGCTAAAGCAGCCCTGGATGCCACGTTACGGCATTCTGTTGACGTTACAGCCGGTGGGAGGCAAAAAGCGCCGTCGGCTGTGGCTGGCTTCCGACTCTATGGCTAAAGCCGATTGGCGGCATTTGCGCCAACGCTTGCTGTATCCGTCCACCAGTGATGACGAGGAGCCCTGA
- the creB gene encoding Transcriptional regulatory protein CreB, with the protein MKPTLWLVEDEPSIADTLIYTLESEGFQVRWFERGEPALQALAQGAPALAILDVGLPDINGFELCRRLLSQSADLPILFLTARSDELDRLIGLEIGADDYVAKPFSPREVSARVRTILRRLQKQQRLQQPALYQFGPFSLDEQAAAIHYHQQPLLLTRYEFLLLKTLLLAPGRVFSRQQLMESVWALAEESLDRTVDTHIKTLRAKLRAIDPAEPPIHTHRGLGYSVSRQP; encoded by the coding sequence ATGAAGCCGACGCTCTGGCTGGTGGAAGATGAACCCAGCATTGCCGACACGCTGATTTATACCCTGGAGAGCGAAGGCTTTCAGGTGCGCTGGTTCGAACGCGGTGAACCGGCATTACAGGCGTTGGCGCAAGGGGCACCTGCGCTGGCGATCCTCGATGTTGGTCTGCCGGACATCAATGGTTTTGAACTCTGCCGCCGGTTGTTATCGCAGTCGGCGGATTTGCCTATTTTATTTCTCACCGCCCGCAGCGATGAGCTTGATCGCCTGATAGGGTTGGAAATCGGTGCCGATGATTACGTCGCCAAACCCTTTTCCCCGCGAGAAGTCAGCGCCCGGGTGCGCACTATTCTGCGCCGTCTGCAAAAACAGCAGCGCCTGCAGCAGCCGGCTCTGTATCAATTCGGTCCTTTCAGCCTGGATGAACAGGCCGCGGCCATCCATTACCATCAGCAGCCGTTGCTGCTGACCCGTTACGAATTTTTGCTGTTGAAAACGCTGTTGCTGGCGCCCGGCCGGGTATTTTCACGCCAGCAACTGATGGAAAGCGTCTGGGCGCTGGCCGAAGAAAGCCTGGATCGCACCGTCGACACCCATATCAAAACGCTGCGTGCCAAGCTGCGCGCCATCGATCCCGCTGAACCCCCGATCCACACTCATCGCGGCCTCGGCTACAGCGTGAGCCGCCAGCCATGA
- the creC gene encoding Sensor protein CreC produces the protein MRIGLRLLLGYFLIVAVAGYFVLSIFVQEVKPGVRRATEGTLVDTANLLAQIARLDMQRADVAHGQLAQAFSQLNQRPIGANIAGIRKDRSEYHVYLTDQNGKVIFDSSGKALGQDYSRWNDVYLTLLGQYGARSTRSDPQDENSSVMYVAAPVMEQGKIIGVLSVGKPNSTMVPVIKRSERRILWAGALLLGIALLIGLGFVWWINRSIGRLVHYADGVAQGKSVPLPKMGGHELTQLAQALDSMRVKLEGKAYIEQYVHTLTHELKSPLAAIRGAAELLQEQPPPATAQRFLTNIEQQSARIQQLVDKLLVQARLESRPALDLVPLAMATLVRQAVAGKEAQAARRSVLLQVEGVEDITLSGDGLLISQALTNLLDNALDFTPVGGSIKVRGERHEGHYQVTVSDDGSGIPDYALDKVFERFYSLARSDKPKSSGLGLNFVQEVARLHRGSIQLSNRQPHGVTAIFTLSL, from the coding sequence ATGAGAATAGGCCTGCGCCTGCTGTTGGGGTACTTCCTGATTGTGGCGGTGGCAGGCTATTTCGTACTGAGCATTTTCGTGCAGGAAGTGAAACCCGGCGTGCGGCGCGCTACCGAAGGCACACTGGTGGACACTGCCAACCTGCTGGCGCAGATTGCACGTCTGGACATGCAGCGCGCCGACGTAGCGCACGGGCAACTGGCGCAGGCGTTCTCTCAACTCAATCAACGCCCCATTGGCGCCAATATTGCCGGCATCCGCAAGGATCGCAGCGAATATCACGTTTATCTTACCGATCAAAACGGCAAGGTCATTTTTGATTCCAGCGGCAAGGCGCTCGGCCAGGACTACTCACGCTGGAATGACGTTTATCTGACGCTGCTTGGCCAGTACGGCGCACGCAGCACGCGCAGCGATCCGCAGGATGAAAACAGCTCGGTGATGTATGTTGCCGCGCCGGTCATGGAGCAGGGGAAAATTATCGGTGTGCTGAGCGTCGGTAAACCGAACAGCACCATGGTACCGGTGATCAAGCGCAGTGAACGCCGTATTCTGTGGGCCGGTGCGCTGCTGTTGGGCATTGCCTTGCTGATCGGCCTGGGCTTTGTCTGGTGGATCAACCGCTCGATTGGGCGGCTGGTGCACTACGCCGACGGTGTGGCGCAGGGAAAAAGTGTGCCGTTACCGAAGATGGGCGGCCATGAATTGACCCAGTTGGCGCAGGCGCTGGACAGCATGCGGGTGAAGCTGGAGGGCAAGGCCTACATCGAACAGTATGTACATACCCTGACCCACGAACTGAAAAGCCCGCTGGCGGCGATCCGTGGCGCAGCAGAGCTGTTGCAGGAACAGCCACCTCCGGCCACCGCCCAGCGTTTTCTGACCAATATCGAACAGCAGAGTGCGCGCATTCAGCAGCTGGTGGATAAATTGCTGGTGCAGGCGCGGCTGGAGAGCCGGCCGGCCCTGGATCTTGTGCCACTGGCCATGGCGACGCTGGTGCGTCAGGCAGTGGCAGGCAAAGAGGCGCAGGCAGCGCGGCGTAGCGTTTTGCTACAGGTTGAAGGGGTGGAAGATATTACCCTGAGCGGCGATGGACTGCTGATTAGCCAGGCGCTGACCAACCTGCTGGACAACGCACTGGACTTCACCCCGGTTGGCGGCAGCATCAAGGTGCGCGGTGAGCGCCATGAGGGCCACTACCAGGTCACCGTTAGTGACGACGGCAGCGGCATTCCGGATTATGCACTGGATAAAGTGTTCGAGCGTTTTTATTCTCTGGCCCGCTCGGATAAGCCGAAAAGCAGCGGTCTGGGGCTGAATTTTGTGCAGGAAGTGGCGCGCTTGCACCGTGGCAGTATCCAGTTGAGCAACCGTCAGCCGCACGGCGTGACTGCTATTTTCACCTTATCGCTCTGA
- the creD gene encoding Inner membrane protein CreD has product MMKSILFWKITTLLGLMILMIIPVTMLMNVIDERSGYRQSVVGQVSESTSRAQRILGPLIVIPYSEREEKTDDKGQKVVQIVRHHRYLLPETLQVSGKPNVEVRKLGIYQTQVYQGPLQFKVKFGQPDVTDLQRSNVVIGQPFLLVSLSDSRGIKSISPLSSAESQTVFEPGTQVNVLPQGIHAPLTLPALQKAGLDAEFTLTLAGTSSLSLVPLGRSSELTLQSNWPHPNFLGNFLPDERKVTEKGFSARWRSTWFANNINSAFHYDDEILGEDKLPTFSTSLIEPVDHYQLTERAVKYAVLFIGLTFMAFFLFETLTGLRVHPIQYLLVGMALVLFYLILLAFSEHFGFATAYLLASIACSGLIAFYLSAVLRGRLRGALFAASLLMLYGVLYLLLQSEDNALVLGAGLLFAILAGIMLLTRKLDWYQVADPARLNGETPTGAEESRFRLWK; this is encoded by the coding sequence ATGATGAAATCGATACTGTTTTGGAAAATAACCACTCTGCTGGGACTAATGATTTTAATGATCATCCCGGTAACGATGTTAATGAATGTGATTGATGAGCGCAGCGGCTACCGCCAGAGCGTGGTTGGGCAGGTCAGTGAAAGCACCAGCCGGGCACAGCGCATTTTGGGGCCGCTGATCGTCATCCCTTACAGCGAGCGGGAAGAGAAGACGGATGACAAGGGGCAGAAGGTGGTGCAGATAGTTCGGCATCATCGCTATCTGCTGCCCGAGACGTTGCAGGTCAGCGGCAAGCCGAACGTGGAGGTGCGCAAGCTGGGCATTTACCAGACTCAGGTCTATCAGGGACCGTTGCAGTTTAAGGTGAAGTTTGGCCAGCCGGATGTGACAGACCTGCAGCGCAGCAATGTCGTGATTGGCCAGCCGTTCCTGCTGGTTTCGCTGAGCGATTCACGCGGCATCAAGAGCATCTCGCCGCTTAGCAGCGCAGAGTCTCAAACGGTGTTTGAACCGGGTACCCAGGTAAACGTGTTACCTCAGGGTATTCATGCACCGCTGACGCTGCCCGCATTGCAAAAAGCGGGGCTGGATGCCGAGTTCACCCTGACGCTGGCCGGCACCAGCAGCCTGTCACTGGTACCGCTCGGGCGTAGCAGCGAATTGACGTTGCAGAGTAATTGGCCACACCCGAATTTCCTCGGTAACTTCTTGCCGGACGAACGCAAGGTGACGGAAAAAGGCTTCAGTGCCCGCTGGCGCAGCACCTGGTTTGCCAACAACATCAACAGTGCTTTCCATTACGACGACGAAATTCTTGGCGAAGACAAGTTGCCAACCTTCAGCACCAGCCTGATTGAACCGGTCGATCACTATCAACTGACCGAACGCGCGGTGAAGTATGCGGTGCTGTTTATCGGCCTGACATTTATGGCGTTCTTCCTGTTCGAAACCCTGACCGGCCTGCGGGTACACCCGATTCAGTACCTGCTGGTCGGCATGGCACTGGTGCTGTTCTACCTGATCCTGCTGGCATTCTCCGAGCATTTTGGCTTCGCCACCGCTTATCTGCTGGCCAGCATCGCCTGCAGTGGGTTGATCGCTTTTTACCTCAGTGCGGTACTGCGCGGCAGGCTGCGGGGGGCGCTGTTCGCCGCCAGTCTGTTGATGTTGTATGGCGTGCTGTATCTGTTGCTGCAGTCGGAAGATAACGCGTTGGTGCTGGGGGCAGGGCTGTTGTTCGCTATTTTGGCGGGAATTATGCTGCTGACGCGTAAATTGGACTGGTATCAGGTGGCCGATCCGGCGCGCTTGAACGGAGAAACGCCAACCGGCGCGGAGGAGAGC